The DNA segment GCGGAATCGAACTGCGTCTTCAGCCGTTCGATCGAATCTGCCGTTGCCGACTCTTCGATGCCGATCTGCCACCACTGGCCCGGGGTCACCTGGCTCAACGCTTCTTCGGTGATTTTGCCGACCGGGAAGCCCTTCGGCCCACTCGTCGCGGTTTTGCCGGTCAACATTTCCTTGAGACGGTGGAAGGTATTGCTCTCCAGGATTGCCTTCTCGTCGTCCTTATCCTTGGCGAGCGCCTTGATTTCCTCCCGTTCGATGGCAAGGGCGCGTTCGTCCTTTTCGACGCCGTGACGGTTGAAGACGCGCACTTCAACGACGGTGCCGGTGACGCTCGGAGGCAGGCGCAGCGACGTGTCGCGTACATCCGACGCTTTCTCGCCAAAGATCGCACGGAGCAGTTTCTCCTCCGGCGTCATCGGCGATTCGCCCTTCGGTGTTACCTTGCCGACCAGGATGTCGGAGGGCTCCACGTTGGCCCCGACATACACAATGCCGGCCTCGTCGAGATTCTTGAGCGCTTCTTCGCCCACGTTCGGGATATCGCGGGTGATTTCCTCTTGGCCGAGTTTGGTGTCGCGGGCCATGACTTCGAACTCCTCGATATGGATCGAGGTAAACACATCGTCACGGACAATACGCTCGGAAATCAGGATCGAATCTTCGAAGTTGTAGCCCTGCCACGGCATGAACGCGACGAGGACGTTACGCCCGAGCGCCAATTCGCCGAGATCGGTTGACGGGCCGTCGGCAATAATGTCGCCGGCCTCGACGCGATCGCCCATCTTTACCAACGGGCGTTGGTTGATACAGGTATTTTGGTTGGACCGCTGGAACTTCAGCAAGTTGTAGATGTCGACACCGGGCGACGACAGGTCGTCGTCGTTATCGGCGCGGATGACGATACGCGTCGCGTCAACCTGGCTAATGATGCCGGACCGGCGCGCGATCGAGGTCACGCCGGAGTCGCGGGCGACCACCTCCTCCATGCCGGTGCCGACGAGCGGGGCTTCGGCACGAATGAGCGGAACCGCCTGGCGTTGCATGTTCGATCCCATCAGCGCGCGGTTGGCGTCGTCGTTTTCCAAGAATGGAATGAGCGCTGCCGCGACCGATACCAACTGCTTGGGCGCAACATCCATGTAGTTGATGTCTTCGGGCCGGACCATGACGAAATCGCCCCCTGACCGGCAACTCACCAGGTCGGCGGTAAAGCGACCGGTTGCATCGAGATCGGCGTTCGCCTGGGCGATGGTGTAGCGCCCCTCCTCCATCGCCGAGAGATAGACCACGTCGTCGCCGATCTTACCGTCGGCAACCTTGCGATAAGGACTCTCGATGAAGCCGTACTTGTTGACCCGCGCATAGGTCGCGAGCGAGTTGATCAGACCGATGTTCGGACCTTCGGGCGTCTCGATGGGACACACGCGACCGTAATGGGTTGGGTGAACGTCGCGAACCTCGAAGCCCGCGCGTTCCCGTGTCAGACCGCCCGGCCCCAACGCCGAGAGACGGCGTTTGTGGGTAATTTCGGCGAGCGGGTTGGTCTGATCCATGAACTGGCTGAGCTGGCTCGAGCCAAAGAACTCGCGCACCGCCGCCGCGGCGGGCTTGGCGTTGATGAGGTCATGCGGCATGACGGTATCGATCTCTACCGAACTCATGCGCTCGCGAATCGCCCGCTCCATACGGAGCAAGCCAATGCGGTACTGATTCTCCATCAACTCGCCGACCGAACGGACCCGCCGGTTGCCGAGATGATCGATATCGTCGATTTCGCCGCGACCGTCCTTCAAATCGACCAACGTCTTTAGGATGGACAGGATGTCTTCTTTACGAAGAACGCGGAGTTGATCGTCGGTCTCGAAACCGAGGCGCGCATTCATCTTGACCCGGCCGACCGGTGAGAGGTCGTAGCGTTCGGAGTCGAAGAACAGGCTTTGGAATAGGTTCTCCGCCGTCTCCTCGGTGGGCGGCTCGCCCGGACGCATGACCCGATAGATTTCGATCAAGGCCCGCTCGCGGTCCGTCACTTTGTCGACTTCGAGCGTATTGCGGATGTACGGACCGATCGTCACGTTGTCGATGTCGAGCGTCGGCACCCCGGTCACGCCAGCCTCGATCAGCGCCGCAATCGACTCTTCGGTCAGCTCTTCGCCCGCTTCAACATGGATCCGGCCGGTTTCTTCGTCGACCAGATCGACCGCGATATAGCGGCCGATGAGCTCTTCCGAAGGCACCAAGAGCTCTTCCAGCCCCGATTCTTGGAGCTTGT comes from the Alphaproteobacteria bacterium genome and includes:
- the rpoB gene encoding DNA-directed RNA polymerase subunit beta; translated protein: MSLSFTGRKRVRKDFGRIMAATSMPNLIEVQKSSWDTFLQIGVVDADRTDTGLQAVFKSVFPIADFSETSSLEFVKYELEHPKYDTEECQQRGMTYAAPLKVTLRLIVFEVDEETGSRSVLDIKEQDVYMGDMPLMTKNGTFIVNGTERVIVSQMHRSPGVFFDHDKGKTHSSGKFLFAARVIPYRGSWLDLEFDAKDIVHVRIDRRRKLPATTLLYALGMGQEEILEQFYDRVSYVYDAKRDAWKVPMNADRMRGLKAARDMINAKTGKVAIEAGTKITGRILNKLQESGLEELLVPSEELIGRYIAVDLVDEETGRIHVEAGEELTEESIAALIEAGVTGVPTLDIDNVTIGPYIRNTLEVDKVTDRERALIEIYRVMRPGEPPTEETAENLFQSLFFDSERYDLSPVGRVKMNARLGFETDDQLRVLRKEDILSILKTLVDLKDGRGEIDDIDHLGNRRVRSVGELMENQYRIGLLRMERAIRERMSSVEIDTVMPHDLINAKPAAAAVREFFGSSQLSQFMDQTNPLAEITHKRRLSALGPGGLTRERAGFEVRDVHPTHYGRVCPIETPEGPNIGLINSLATYARVNKYGFIESPYRKVADGKIGDDVVYLSAMEEGRYTIAQANADLDATGRFTADLVSCRSGGDFVMVRPEDINYMDVAPKQLVSVAAALIPFLENDDANRALMGSNMQRQAVPLIRAEAPLVGTGMEEVVARDSGVTSIARRSGIISQVDATRIVIRADNDDDLSSPGVDIYNLLKFQRSNQNTCINQRPLVKMGDRVEAGDIIADGPSTDLGELALGRNVLVAFMPWQGYNFEDSILISERIVRDDVFTSIHIEEFEVMARDTKLGQEEITRDIPNVGEEALKNLDEAGIVYVGANVEPSDILVGKVTPKGESPMTPEEKLLRAIFGEKASDVRDTSLRLPPSVTGTVVEVRVFNRHGVEKDERALAIEREEIKALAKDKDDEKAILESNTFHRLKEMLTGKTATSGPKGFPVGKITEEALSQVTPGQWWQIGIEESATADSIERLKTQFDSAEAALQARFENKVEKLQRGDELLPGVMKMVKVFVAVKRKLQPGDKMAGRHGNKGVISKIVPIEDMPHLDDGTPVDVVLNPLGVPSRMNVGQILETHLGWASAQLGQQIGEMVDAVRQGQSSGALRTELEGLYGKDQYKRMIAPLSEPELMELGNNLRPGVPMATPVFDGAHEADIVELLDRAGLDTSGQVSLVDGRTGERFARKVTVGYIYMLKLHHLVDDKIHARSIGPYSLVTQQPLGGKAQFGGQRFGEMEVWALQAYGAAYTLQEMLTVKSDDVAGRTKVYEAIVQGDDTFEAGVPESFNVLVKELRSLGLNVELSQTVG